The Melioribacteraceae bacterium 4301-Me genome contains the following window.
ACTGCATCAAGAGCTGAGGCGAATTTCGGAAGAACTAAAGCAAGATAAGCCACAAATTAATTGGGATGAGAAAGAAAGAATAGAAAAAGCCACTACTAAGTTTAACGATATAAACCAAAAAATAAAGGATATATCTCAAAAATTAAGCGAGACGCAAAATGAATTGATGAAAAGAAATTTACTTTCTGAAGAGACTTTGAAAAAATACATGGAGCTTCAAAATCTTTTAGAACAATTAAGCAGCGATGAGTTTAAAGAAGCAATGAAAAAGCTTCAAGAAGCTTTACAGAATTTAATGCGAGACCAAGTTCAACAGTCATTAGAAAATTTTAAAATTGATGAGGAGTATTTTCGAAAAAGCATTGAAAGAACTGTCAACTTGCTAAAGAGAATACAAATTGAGCAAAAAATAGACGAGCTAATAAAACGAACAGATGAACTCCAAAAGAAAATACAAGACTTGGAAAGCAAAACCAAACAAGGAAATCTTAATGATAAAGCACTAAGGGATGAACTAAGCAAAAGACAAAATGATATAACAAAGGAATTTAAAGACTTAGAAGACACTATGGAAAGTCTTAACAAAAAAATGAATGAAATTGATGAGGTCCCAAAGGAAGAGATGAACAAAATACTTCAAAACTTCGAGCAACAGAACAATAATTCTCTTTCACAACAGGCGAGCGAACAGATTACTCAACAGAAAAAAAATGAAGCATTGCAAAATCAGCAACAAATGCAATCAAATTTACAAAGCTTGTCGAATCAGATTAAAAACATGCAGACAGCAATGCAGCAGCAATATCAAGCTCAAATGTTTAAGGATATGGTAAAAATCATAGACAACCTGCTGACCCTTTCCAAGGAACAGGAAGAATTAAAAAATAACACTGAACAGGTATCCACTTTTTCGCAGCAAATGGATAAATATGCTCGTAAACAAAACGAATTACAAAACAGTCTTGAAAAAATAATGCAACAAATGGCAGATTTATCACAAAAGACTTTTGCAATAACACCAGAAATGGGTAAAGCTTTGGGAGATGCAATTTCGCAGATGAATAGATCAACAAATTCTTTACAAAACAAGAATAATAGTGCTGCTTCTTCAAGCCAACAAAATGCAATTTCTTCGTTAAACGAGGCTGCATTATTGATGAAAAGCTCACTTGAACAAATGATGAACGGTTCAGGCAGCGGTGGAATGATGTCGCTTTTTCAGCAGCTGCAAAAAATGGCTCAACAGCAGATGGGATTAAATCAAATAACACAAATGCTGCAGCAAGGCAAATATACTCAACAACAACTTGCTGAAATGCAGCGCTTAGCTCAGCAGCAAGAACTAATAAGAAAATCACTTGAACAATTAAATCAAGAAGCTAAAGAAAGCGGGCAATCGAAACGCCTGGCTGCTAATCTGGATAAAATTTTACAAGATATGCAAGAAGTAGTTACAAATCTTCAAACACAAAAGTTAGACGATAACCTAATAAAACAGCAGGAACGTATTCTCTCAAAATTACTTGATGCACAAAAATCAATAAATGAAAGAGATTATGAAGAGACCCGTCAATCAAATACCGGAAAAGATATTCAAAGGCAATCACCCCCAGAACTCGAACTAGCCAAGGAAAAAAGTAAAAACAAACTTAAGGATGAACTTATACGCGCAATCAACGAGGGATACAAAAAAGATTATGAAGAATTAATTAGAAAGTACTTCGAAGCACTTCAAAATGAAAAAGAAAAATAAAACTATATTAACTTTTTTTATTTTGGCAGTATTATTCGTTTTCTCTTGTGAAAACGATGCAAAAAAAGAGAAGGGAAATTCTAAAAACGAAATACAAAAACTTGAGATGATAAAAAAACAAAAGCAAGCTGAATCAGATTCACTTAAACGCGAAATTGAAAAGCTGAAAAAACAACGTGACAGTTTAAATTCATTAGACCGATAAACATGTTTATTTAACAGCTGAAATGAAAACTTTTCTCATAACTTTGCACAGATAAAGTTTAGATTGGAATGTTAAACTAACCTACAATAAATCATGTCTAATTTTCAAAAAATGGATTTTACAATGAGCAAAAAATTACTATTCACTACTTGGCTGCTTCCCATTTTATTTTTTACGAACTGCAGCAGTAGTATAGATATCCAAAGCAATTGGTTAAACGAGAAAATAACATTAAACTCAGATAACCCTAACTGGCAAAAGGGATTAAAAAAACTAGACGATAAACCTATTTATCTAAACACTCTAAACGATAACGAATTTATTTATGTTTATTTAACCACTACTGACCCGTTGTATGAACGACAAATTTTTATGAGAGGATTAACAATTTGGTTCGACTCAACCGGAGGAGACAGCAAAATTTTTGGTATCGCTTATCCGATAGGATTAAAAGATGGCGAATTTATGCGACAGCAATTCGATCAAAATAAACAAGATATGCCAAGTCATGAAGAGTTAACTAACGAATCTCTTAAGGAGCTCGAAATAATAGGTCCAATGCAAAACCAGAGATTTAGAACTTCGCCTGATGGCTCAAAAGGAATTGAAGCTAAAATAGAGAAAAGAGATGGAAATTTTATTTACATGCTTAAAGTCCCTCTTTTTAAGTCACCTGAACATTATTTTGCAATTGGAACACGAGCTGGCAAACCGCTTGGGATGGGAGTAGAATTAAACAAGCCAAATTCTCGTGATTTTCCTACATTTGGAATGGGTACTTTCAGACCACCGGAAGGGATGATGCAGCCAAACGAAGGTCAAAGAGGAAGAAGATCATTCCGTGGAATCCAAAGTCGTAATTCTGTTAGAGAATTGGACGTGTGGTGCAATATTACGCTTGCAAAATAAATATCATAAATGCCTGAAATAGTTCAACAAAATGCAATTAAATAAAAAAACATGATGGGAGAAAAACGTTCGTCGAGGAACAAGACTATTGTTTTAACAAGTAAAGAAAAAGTTTTGTACTCACAAAGATTAATAACTTTGCAAACGAAAGCCAAGCTATCTCAAATTATAAATAAAACAATAAATCAAGATTTATTCACGGCTTTAGGTTACCTTCCCGAATCTTTTGTAGATTTATTATTTATTGACCCCCCATACAATTTGAACAAATCTTTTAACTCAACTTCATTTAAGGAGATGCCGACAAAAGATTATGTTGAGTGGATTGATTCATGGCTTTCAAAGTTAGTTAGGACGCTAAAGAAGACGGCTTCGATTTATATTTGCGGTGATTATCGTTCTTCAGCAGCTATTCAACAAGTAGGTGAAAAGTATTTTAAAGTGCAAAACAGGATAGTTTGGGAAAGAGAAAAAGGGCGTGGTGCCAAAAAAAATTGGAAGAACAACACAGAAGATATATGGTTTTTTACAGTAAGTGATGATTACGTATTTAATATAGATGCGGTCAAGATTAAAAAGAAAGTGATTGCTCCTTATCGAATTAATGGTTTGCCAAAAGACTGGGAAGAATCCAAAAATGGAAATTATCGTTTAACTCATCCTTCAAATATATGGACTGATATAACAGTTCCATTCTGGTCTATGCCAGAGAATACAGAGCATCCAGCACAAAAACCAGAAAAACTATTAGCGAAAATCATATTAGCATCTACAAACGAAAACGATGTTGTTTTAGACCCTTTCCTTGGTTCGGGTACAACATCTGTCGTTGCAAAAAAACTTAACAGGAAATATGTGGGCATAGAATTAGACAAAACCTATGCGTGCTTAGCTGAAAAAAGATTATTCTTAGCAGAATCAAATAAAACGATACAAGGCTACTTTGATGGCGTATTTTGGGAAAGAAATACATTGCAAGATCAAGCAAGAATAAATTTAACCCAGAAATGAATTTTGCCGAAAGATAAATTTTTCTGCAAGCTGTTTCGGAAAAGATAGAATTGTATATCAGAAACTTATAAAAAACTCAACGTGTAATTAATAAAAAATAACCCCGGCTTATACACTCCCATTACTTGTCCACCTTTATTTGTTACTAAATTCATCTACCTCGAAGTGGTGATTTTTTCATAAATAACTCCGACTCAGATAACATACACAATTATCATTCAATAATTTTTTTAATATCTTTTTCTTTTCCGAATAGGACTAGAACATCATTAGCTTCCAATACTGTAGTGGATGTTGGGACTCCGTAAATTCTTTGTTTAACAATTTCTTCGCCAGTAGCTTCATCTTTAATGGTATAGCTTCTTTTTATTGTTATTAAGTTAAGATTAAATCTTATTCTAAGATTAATTTCTTGCAGCGACTTCCCTACAAATGCCTTGGGTGTTTTAATTTGCAGAATATTGTATTCTTCCCCGATAGGTATATAATCAAGAATATCATCGCTAAGCAAAGTATTTGCTACTTTATTAGCAATTTCAAATTCAGGTGTAATAACATGATGAACACCAAGTTTATTTAATATTTTCTCTTGAATTTTAGAAGAAGCGCGGGCAACCACTTTTTTCACACCCATTTGAAGTAAAAGAACTGAAGTTAGAATTGTATCTTCAAAATTTGTACCGATTGAAATAATAACAGCATCCATTTTATCTACTCCAACAGAGCGCAGTGCACGTTCCTCTGTTGAGTCCATCTTAATGGCATAAGTTACTTTATCTTTTATATCTTCTATTATATCCATATTGCGGTCGATTGCAATTACCTCGGCTCCTTTTTCAGCTAAGGAAATTGCAATACTTACGCCGAAATCTCCAAGTCCAATTACTGCAAATTTCTTGTTCATTTTTTCCCTATTTATAATATTGAAATATTTTCTCCAGGCAAATCGTAATAGACTGGTTCAGGCTTACGCATAAATGTGTAGAGAAAAGATATTGGACCTACTCTTCCAATAAACATAAGCATAACAATAACAAACTTACCAATTCCAGTTAAAGAAAAGGTAATGCCGCGCGATAAACCAACAGTCCCAAAAGCGCTAAAAGCTTCAAAAGAAATATCAGCTAAATTGGCTTTTTCTGTCATTGTTAAAAAGAATATTCCTAAAGTAATAAAAAATATGCTTAAACCAGTCTTAATAAGCGCCTTAATAACTATTTCATTTGATATTGATCTGTTTTTTATAACAACATTTTTCTGATTTTTTAATATCGAATAAGTGCCTTTAATTAAAATAGCAAATGTAGTGGTTTTTATTCCACCGCCAGTACCGCCGGGCGAAGCACCAACAAACATCAAAAAATAATAGAAGATTGCAGTTGAGACATAAACCGACCCAAAGTTAATCGTGTTAAAACCTGCTGTTCTGGCAGTGACTGATTGAAAAAATGCTGCATGTAATTGAGCAAAAAAATTCATCCCTCGTAAGGAGTTATCATATTCGAGTATATATGTTATAAATGTCCCGAATACAATTAGAAGTAAAGTAGTCATTAATACAATTCTGGTTTGCAGCGGAAGGTTGAAGTTTATTGCTCTGTGGCGCTCAGTTATTTTCCGAAAGTTTAGGATACTCATTATCGTGGGGAATCCAATTCCGCCAATTATTATTAGCATTGCTATTGTGGTTGTGTAAACATAGTTTGTCTTAACAATTGGGTCCATCAGATTTAACGAGAACAACGAGAAACCCGCATTACAAAAAGCAGAAATTGAATGAAACAATGATGTAAACACCGCATCCTGAGTGCTGGCAAACGACTTATGAGAACTTAAGAACAAAATTACAGCGCCTATTATTTCAACCGTAAAGGTTATTAACAACAAATAAGATAAAATTTTAGTAACAGCGCCTAAATTTTCTTCGTTAAGCAAATCGTTCAGCACAATTCTTTCTTTTATTCCTAAACCTCCAGCAAGAAATAATGCAAAAAAAGTGGTAAACGTCATTAAACCTAATCCACCTATTTGAAATAAAAGCATAATTACTACTTGTCCAAATTTTGTAAAATAAGTTGCAGTATCCACAGTAATTAATCCGGTCACACAAACCGCACTTGTTGACGTAAATAGTGCATCTATAAATGAAATGCTTCCTTTAACAGTTGCAGCTGGTAGCATTAGTAAAAATGTTCCTACCATAATTGTAAAGAAAAAACTTAAGATAAAAAGTCGAGAAGGATTAATTTTTGACTGTAAAATTTTTCTGTTGTAGCGCAAACCACCAACAATAATACCAATAACAATAAAGATTTGAGCAAAAACAATGTACAAATAAGCTATATTTTTAAGATTAAATATCCTACCTATTTTTTCTACTAAACTTAAATTGAAGAGCGATAGTATTAATTCAACAACAATTAAAACAGAAATAATAGATTCAACAATATGTGACTTCAAGTACTCTAACTTAGAGTCGGAAAGAAAAAATTGAACGTACTGATATAAAATAAACACACCAATTACAACTAAAGAGATGTAGTGTAAAACCAAGACATCTTTACCACTAATTCTAAAGCCGTATTCTAAAACAATAGATAACAAACCGAACAAACTTGAAATTATAACAACCACCTTAAGAAATCTGAGTACTTTGGTTTTTGAATAACTCTTCAATTAAATTCCTCAATTTTTTTTATTTCCGAAATAATAGATTCATTTAAGTAGTTTCTTGCCTCATTTTCATAAGCCCTGTCAAAAATATACAAGTTAGTTTCAAAAACATTTACTTTTCTTTGCATATCAACTTTCTTTAAAAAGACCTCAGGTTTATACTTACTATGGGCATATGGAGTTGAAATAGCAGCTTGTTTTAAAACGTCAGATACTTTTTCAAGCGGTAGGTTCATCGGAATTTCAAATTCAATTGAAATCAAATGTTCGGCTTGCCCAACGTTGACATTTTCTACAGGCTGCTGCAAAAAAATAGAATTCGGAATAGTGATTCGACTATTATCATCAGTAACAATTGAAGTAAAAAGCCAATGAATTTCTAGTACTTTACCTTCGTGAGTGTGAATTTTAATAAAGTCCCCTACTTCAAAAGGAGGATTGTAGAAAATTAAAAGCCCACCCATAAAATTTTTCCATAGAGGAACAGATGACACACCGATAAGCAACATCAAAAGTAAAATAATTAACAATATTATTTCTTTTGATGAACCAAAAAGAAGTGTAATTAGAATATAGAATATAATGACAGCGAAAATTATTCTTATTAAGGTAAGTATTTTAAAATAAGCTGAAGGTAGCTTTTTAAAAAACTTAGATTTAGCTGTTTTATTTAATAGATTGAAAATCCAAGTGGCAATTAGAATTAATATTACTACTTCCAAAAGAGTGAAAAAATTTATCTGTTTAATTACATCGAATATCTTATTGTTGTATTTAAGACTTTCTTTAACAAAAGTATTGGAGTTAGAGGAAGTTTTATTTGTGTTTACCGATTTTTTTCCCTTTATCTGATTAACAAAAGAGGAATCTTTCTTGCTTGAGGTGAACGTTTGTATGTTCACACTATCCTGCAGCACAATTTTATTAGGACTTGATAGGTTTGAAGAGGTATCGGATATTTTCTTAATGTTACTTGATTGATCTGATTTTAAACTATCTTGTGCTATAATGAGTTGTACAAAAGCAACAGTTATAATAAATACTATTTTTACAAAAACAAATTTCATCTAATATTTCGCCTTACCAATTCGTTTTCGATTATCTTGAACAAAAATTTATTAATAAAATAAATATTGCCGCCAACTTCAATTTGGTCTTTTCTAATTAAATTGAGAGAAACGAGCGTATTTAGAATTTCTTGCGATGTTTCGATTGGAACCCGAAATATCTCTGCATGTTCATAATCGGTCAAAGAGCCGTGCAACAGCAAAACAGATAAGGTGAGATGATAAAGATGATCCATATTAGACAATACTTTTGAAACTATTTTCTTGGGCGATTTAATGTATATTTTATTTTCTTTTATTTTTTCAATCGAAAGCAGCCAATAATACATTGCAACAACAATATTGCCTTCGGAATATTCTTCAAGTCGATTAAAGTATTCTTCTGAAAGTTTCCTTTGTTCTTCTTCAACGGATCTCGGTTTAATTATTTTAGATCTGAATCGCTGAATTTGATCTGGTATGAACTCAATTCCGTAGCCAGTTGCACTGTGTCTTTTTAGAATTATCGATTTTACATCTTTCCTATGTAAAGCATTTATAAAAATTTTTCTTTCAAATAAATCACCAAAGCTGAAGTTCTTGTCTATAAAATCCCAAGAATACTTACCAATTGAACACAGCCATAAAGTATTGTGACTTGTAACTGCCAGTATATATTTAAAAGTGTTTAATGCATCATACCCGCCTATTTTTTTAAGAAAAAGTTTATTGAGGTTTTCTAAAATAATAATTCTTTTATTGGTTCTATCGTTCAAAAGTGAAATTAATTCATCTGTTGAAAGCGTTCGTTTATAACCCAATAATTCACTAACAATTCTTAAGAAAGCATCCCTATCTGTCACGGTCTCGTCAAAACTATAGCGAATAAAATTTTTATCGCTTAATTCTGTGTTTACAATTGAATTAACAAGACTTCTTTTGCCGCTACCAGGTTCACCAATAAGAATAATAGAAGATTTTCTATTATTAATAAAATTATTCAGAACAAACTGTATAGCAGCTTGAACCTCATCTTGTCCTATGTAAAAATCTGATGTTTCTAAAGGAGTGCCATCAAAAAGCTTTTTATAAATGTAAGGAAGCTTTTCAAGATTGCTTTGGATTTGCAATACATTTTCTGTAGAGATCTCCTCGATTTTTACTTTTTTAAGATGATATTTAACCAATAAGTCATGTATAATATCTTGAAAATATTTTTTGTAGCCCCTTTTAATTGCTATCGAGTATTTTCTAAGCAGATAGGAAATAGTGTGGGTAGTTTTTTGCAGATATAAAAATAATTTAATTTTTCTTTTCTCTTTACCAACAAATAATTCAATATCCCAACTTGATCTCTTTAAGATAAGTTCATTTGTTTCTTTAATTATACTATCGACTTTTTCGTTTACTTTAGTAATAATGTTATGTTCAAGGCTGTCTATTAATTGATTTATTTGCGATATTCTATCGAGCATTTTTTCGCAGAAGGACTTACTGAGGTCCAACGCTACTTTAATACCCATTCCATTATTTCTTATTTCTTTAACAGCCGAATCAAAATGAAATGTTACAATAAGAACAAAATTTTTCACTTCGATAGAAATTAAATTTAGTTGATTAATTAGCAGTTCATTAACTTCGCTAATTTCACGAGGGAGTTTTTTGCTCAATAGACTTTTGGCTGCATCTCTCAATGGTATAGTTTTTAATTGAGCTGCTTGTGGTGTCCTGTTCTTAAATTCCAACTCAGTTTCCTCAAGCAGTTCAATTTTATCCGGCAGTTCGTTAACTATTTCAGTTAGCCCCTTGATTAAATTTTCGAAGAACAGACTAATCTTTCTGCTTGCTTTAATAGATTCAAGAGTTTTTATGTGTTTATTTATAGTGTTTAAAAATTCATCATCTTTTTTAGTTATAAAAATGGTTTCAAGTTCATTAGCTGGTTTAGTTTCATAGGCTGGTAGTTCGTTAGAAAAAGCTGAGATTTTTTTAGCTAAATTGTTAGTGGTAATACGCAAATTGTTATTAATCTCTTCTGAAACACCGATTAGCGATGAATTAACTATTTCATAAATTCTAACTTTCAACCTGTTGATATACGCTTCCTTTTGAAACAAGCCTAAAATTCCAAAATAGTATAAAGCCCAGTACCGTATTGATTGCAATGCAATTTCTTTTGCTGTTTCACTTTTATAGTAAACCTTAGAAAACCGAAAATTCTTCTCTTTATATTCATAAGTGCCTGCTGTTTTTAATGTTTCAATAAGGTGATTAAAAGGATTGGCAATAGCGTAGTATAATCTATTACTTATTTCTTCTGTAGTTGAATTAATCTGGGATGTATAAACTGTAATGGCATTAACCGTTTGCTGGTGAATTTCATCAAGCTTTTCCAATAAAATATTAGACAGAACAGGATTATCGCGTTCTTCTATAAGAAGTTTTATCAATTCTTCAAGGTCATGATTCATTTGACTGTAAAAAGATTTAACAATTCTTAAAGTAGTAAGCCGTTCCACTCCAACAAGGTTAACTGCTTCGAGAATTTCTTGAGAAGATTCACCCACTAAGTAATATTTTGCTAAATTTTTATAGTCTATCTTTCTTAGCAGTTTATAATGTTTATTAAATATTCTATTAACAAATAATTTTGTTCTATATAAAAATTTTCTGTATTTAACATAAAATGAATCCTCTCTAGCAATTGTATATTTTTCTTTTTCGAGCTCAACATAATATTCGGTTTGAAGCCCATCAGTTAAATCAATAAAAGAATAAAACAGCTCTTGTACTAAAGGCTCAAGTCGCAGTATATGACTTTCTATTTGCTTTCTTTCAATACTTAAAGCAATTAGCCAGTCAGCTATGTTTTTTTGGGCTTTTAATATTTCATTTCTTATCATGAACGGTGAGGCACCAGGCTTAATAATTGCATTTCTCAGTGCTTGATATTCCTCAGTGTACTTTTCAGTTAAACTAATAACAAGCTCGGTAGATTCTTCACCGCGTGATTGTATAAATTTACGGTCAAATTGAGTGAGAATATCGTTTACTTTAAATAGAATATTATAAAGTGAACTATTTAATTTTTCATCTGCCAAATTTGGTTCTACGAAGCGCTGTTTAAGCTTTTTAGGTATTTTTTCTTCAGCTTCTTTTTTTACTTCATCAGCAGGAATATTTGTTTTAGTTAAAGCTTCACGTTCGTCAGAAACTTTTTTGGCTTTTATTATACCTATTTTTAAAAAGATAGGTCCTATAAAAATATTCAGCGCTGCTAAAGAAGTTATTAAACTTTTAAGACCGTCACCAAGTCCAGGTAGCCGTTCAGCAATTATAATCGATAGCCCTAAGATTAGACCCCCAATAGAGAAAAAGCCAAGCCAACCGTAGTCTATCACTTCTTTTGTTTCTTTTGAAATTTTAGAAGCTATGCGTACTGAAAAAAACAGTGCTAAACCTCGTATCACAAAAATTACAAGGCCAATTAAAAGTGCTTCAGTAACAGAAACTAAATTAATTGAAGCACCAACAACTGTAAAAAATGTTATAAACACAGGAAGGGAAAGCTTTTCTAATGGGTTATGAAAATTAACCTCGTCCTTACTGTAGTTTTTTATTATAAACCCTGCAGCAACAAAAACCACTAATGTTTCTAAGTGGAGTGAGTTAGAAATTTGACTGCCAAATATTACTAATGCTAAAATGTAAATAAGCATTTCGGCATTGACATATTTGAGGTATAGAATTGAAGCAGCTCCAAGAAAAACACCCAAAACCAGAGAAAGTAATAGCTCTTTGCTAAGCTCTACGAAAACTTCAGTATCTAAAATACCAGTTGGCGAAGTTAACGCAACAGAGATTGTTAACACCACAGCTAATAGAAGTATAATTAACAAGTCCTTAACTATTGCCGTACCTAAAATCAAATCAATAAATCGTCCTTTTGCATTAGAATCATTTGCAACAACAAGAGTTAGTTCTATTGATGTTCCAAGTGCAATAACAGATAAAATTAATCCGGAGGAAATTACGGCTTGCCACCCGGCGTTTATTAGAAAAGGAATAAAAGGAGACGCAAGATAAATTAATAAAGTTACAAGGGTAAAAATGAATATAACTTTGAACAAAAGAATAAGAGAAATCGGCTTAATGAAATTTCTGATATTTGCTATCTTTAATTCCATTCCAGCTATTAGCGCGATTATGCTTAATGTAACATTATTAACGAGATTGAGGTCTTCAAGGATTTTAAGATTAAATATCTCAAGAAAGGTAGTATTAAAAATAAAGTGAGAGTAAGGACCAAAAAATATGCCTATTAAAATATAACCTATTACGCGGGGGAGTTTTAACAAAGCAAAGACTTCTCCAAAAGCGAACGAAGCAAGGATAATGAACCCAAGCGAAGCGAGGGTTCTAGGATGTATTATTGCAGTAGAAGTAACCTGAATAGTTTGTACAAATAAAAAAATGCCAAACAAAATTCCTATTATAAAAAATCTTCGTATAATTGCTGTCATTGATTTTCTCCGATTATCTCTCCGGAATCAATTAGCAATTTTTTAGTTGAAGAGTAACCAATCAACCCAAAAAATATTACGGAGACTAAAACATAACTAATAACCATGGGCGTTAAATTGTTCTTATAAACATTAAGATAATCGATTGCCATTGCACAAACGATGATATCCTGAGCTATTAAGCCCGAGCCAATTTTAGCTGAAAGCTTTTCCTTTTCAAACGCACTAATAAAAGCAAAATAACTTGCCGCTTTTTTTGAAATAAACCGTAAAACTATAAATGCAATAGACCCAATGATAAATATATTGAGTTTGGCAGGGACCCAGTAAAAGCCGGCAGTCACTACTATCAGCAACCCAAACGGCTCTAAAAGTCTGAACAAAGCCTTTTCAAGCTTCTGTGATACTTTCGAAAAATTTACTAAAACAAAACCAACAAGAAAATTCATGTAGAGCGGCGAAAAATTCAGGAAATACGCTAACCCACTTGTAAAAATCGTAATACCTACTACAGCAACAAAAAATTTATTCTCGTTTTCTTCTCGTCCTAAAAATATGTTAAATAATATACCTACAAGTAATGCAAGTAAAATACTTATTACTACCCACTCAGTAGAAGTAATTTTGTGAGAACCAAAATCTGCACTAAGAGTATCTATACCTCCAATATGATAAACCCCAAATAATAATCCGTAGATAAAAATTGTTAAACTAATATTCATTTTTGTAACTGAATCAATTGCCAATGATAGAGGACCATCTAATCTGTACTTGGTGAGTAAAGCATTGATTGCGTAATTAGAGGAGACAGAACCAGTCACAGCTAAGAAGTAAGACGCAGCAATAATATCATTAAGGTTTTTTCCATTGTAAAAAAAATAATAAAGTATTCCAAATGCTGCACCGCCAATTAAGAATAATGCAGTAACTATATCAAAGCTTACAAGACGGATATGCTCTGTATCCGATTTTTGGAAATCTGCTAATCTGAATTTTAGCCCATATATTAATCCAATTATTCCTATTGCAGCAGAAATTCCGGGTGATAATTGTTGCAGCGTGCTATTATCAATTATTTCTAAGTAATTTAAATGAAAGGCTGCTTTTAACCAGTTTGCAAATGATGGACCGATAATTATTCCTAAAAAAATGTATTCTATTCCTGAAGGAGTATAAAATTTTGTATGGATTTTTCCTTTTAAGTAGCTTGTGCTTAGAAAAG
Protein-coding sequences here:
- a CDS encoding DUF4175 family protein, encoding MNQKLDKLQNRIAAVEKKENLKSALNGLYLTVLILFSIFIFFSLLEALFNFNSHIRSLFFFITIALPASSFSYFVLLPLIKNYLFPFKINYELAAQKIGDHFPEIKDELKNALQLVNDKSENYSPLLIDAAFERVYKKTEKYNFDEIIDFNSTNKTLKILVAAILLSIALFASLTEIRTAAYRLINFNKEFTTPPKFVFEIQPGNAEVTKGDDIIIKIKTSGSRIKNVNLFTKFAEQSEFSDNKLLSDSFGYFTYSIRNIKSSLNYFASADGITSQKYKITVINRPFINSLEVKITPPSYSQLPTQYQKDNGNIIALPGSKILISLLSSRELNSAAIYFSDSSKQVMHCNDIAASTSFIIKKSIDYKIIIQDKNRNTNANPITYSIKTLTDLYPDIQVLSPNKDLQLDNNHAIPFTLKIKDDYGFTKLLLHYRIYESKYRQLTDEFSQISIPITLSSKEEDVYYVWDLSPLVLAEGEALTYYFEIFDNDNINGPKQTKSPSFTVQVPSLNDIFKTVDNTQSKTTEDLKQVLQEANELHQELRRISEELKQDKPQINWDEKERIEKATTKFNDINQKIKDISQKLSETQNELMKRNLLSEETLKKYMELQNLLEQLSSDEFKEAMKKLQEALQNLMRDQVQQSLENFKIDEEYFRKSIERTVNLLKRIQIEQKIDELIKRTDELQKKIQDLESKTKQGNLNDKALRDELSKRQNDITKEFKDLEDTMESLNKKMNEIDEVPKEEMNKILQNFEQQNNNSLSQQASEQITQQKKNEALQNQQQMQSNLQSLSNQIKNMQTAMQQQYQAQMFKDMVKIIDNLLTLSKEQEELKNNTEQVSTFSQQMDKYARKQNELQNSLEKIMQQMADLSQKTFAITPEMGKALGDAISQMNRSTNSLQNKNNSAASSSQQNAISSLNEAALLMKSSLEQMMNGSGSGGMMSLFQQLQKMAQQQMGLNQITQMLQQGKYTQQQLAEMQRLAQQQELIRKSLEQLNQEAKESGQSKRLAANLDKILQDMQEVVTNLQTQKLDDNLIKQQERILSKLLDAQKSINERDYEETRQSNTGKDIQRQSPPELELAKEKSKNKLKDELIRAINEGYKKDYEELIRKYFEALQNEKEK
- a CDS encoding site-specific DNA-methyltransferase, with the protein product MMGEKRSSRNKTIVLTSKEKVLYSQRLITLQTKAKLSQIINKTINQDLFTALGYLPESFVDLLFIDPPYNLNKSFNSTSFKEMPTKDYVEWIDSWLSKLVRTLKKTASIYICGDYRSSAAIQQVGEKYFKVQNRIVWEREKGRGAKKNWKNNTEDIWFFTVSDDYVFNIDAVKIKKKVIAPYRINGLPKDWEESKNGNYRLTHPSNIWTDITVPFWSMPENTEHPAQKPEKLLAKIILASTNENDVVLDPFLGSGTTSVVAKKLNRKYVGIELDKTYACLAEKRLFLAESNKTIQGYFDGVFWERNTLQDQARINLTQK
- a CDS encoding TrkA family potassium uptake protein, with product MNKKFAVIGLGDFGVSIAISLAEKGAEVIAIDRNMDIIEDIKDKVTYAIKMDSTEERALRSVGVDKMDAVIISIGTNFEDTILTSVLLLQMGVKKVVARASSKIQEKILNKLGVHHVITPEFEIANKVANTLLSDDILDYIPIGEEYNILQIKTPKAFVGKSLQEINLRIRFNLNLITIKRSYTIKDEATGEEIVKQRIYGVPTSTTVLEANDVLVLFGKEKDIKKIIE
- a CDS encoding TrkH family potassium uptake protein; translation: MKSYSKTKVLRFLKVVVIISSLFGLLSIVLEYGFRISGKDVLVLHYISLVVIGVFILYQYVQFFLSDSKLEYLKSHIVESIISVLIVVELILSLFNLSLVEKIGRIFNLKNIAYLYIVFAQIFIVIGIIVGGLRYNRKILQSKINPSRLFILSFFFTIMVGTFLLMLPAATVKGSISFIDALFTSTSAVCVTGLITVDTATYFTKFGQVVIMLLFQIGGLGLMTFTTFFALFLAGGLGIKERIVLNDLLNEENLGAVTKILSYLLLITFTVEIIGAVILFLSSHKSFASTQDAVFTSLFHSISAFCNAGFSLFSLNLMDPIVKTNYVYTTTIAMLIIIGGIGFPTIMSILNFRKITERHRAINFNLPLQTRIVLMTTLLLIVFGTFITYILEYDNSLRGMNFFAQLHAAFFQSVTARTAGFNTINFGSVYVSTAIFYYFLMFVGASPGGTGGGIKTTTFAILIKGTYSILKNQKNVVIKNRSISNEIVIKALIKTGLSIFFITLGIFFLTMTEKANLADISFEAFSAFGTVGLSRGITFSLTGIGKFVIVMLMFIGRVGPISFLYTFMRKPEPVYYDLPGENISIL